CCGTAGTTTTTACCTGTTATGTACGAAACAAAGGATAGCAGAAACAACAAAATACATAGGTAGAAAGCTACGTTCTTCCACGGAGTAATGGCGTGAGCCGCCTTTTTTACTTTTTCCGGCCCAACTTGTTGAAATGGGAGTGGTTAATTGAGTCGGTCAGGACTTTGTCGAAATAATCCAAAAAATAAACGTTTTTCTGTATATAGTCCCCTCGATCGAATGACAGCCCCGTTTTAAGTGCAAAACATTTTGCGCACTTTGCTTGATCGTAGCCGAAATTTTTCTTTTGTTTTACGGCTTATGTCAGAATCAACCAATCCAAAGGTCGCTATTGAGACCAAAAAAGGTACTATCACGATAGAGCTGTTCCAAGATCAAGCTCCCATCAGCGCTGAGAATTTTCTCTCCTACGTAGGGAAAGATTTCTTCGCGGACACCATATTTCATAGGGTAATTCCCAATTTTATGATCCAGGGAGGAGGTTTTAAGGAAAACATGCTCCAGAAGGATACCGATGCTCCGATCAAGAATGAGGCTGACAACGGTGTGAAGAATGAAAAATACACACTCGCAATGGCCAGGACTCAGGTTGTGGATAGTGCGACCTCGCAGTTTTTCATCAATACTGCTGACAATGCTTTCCTGGACCATGGTGGTCGTGATTTTGGGTATGCCGTGTTTGGTAAGGTGATTGAAGGAACGGAAGTTGTGGATGCCATTAGCCAAGTCGCAACTGGAAATAAAGGCATGCATCAGGATGTTCCCGTTGAGGCTGTAATTATACAATCAGCCAAGGTAGTTTCTTAAAGAATCGGGGAAGCCTGGAATAGAGTAGTCGGGGAGGCGTCATGTATGGTAAGGCACCTGTTCCCTATGATCTCTTTTTCAAACGTTTTGTCCATTGCTACACTGCTACTGACTTGCAGTGTAAGTTGGGCTGTAGACTTTGACCATGCACACAAGGATTGGGATAAGGTCCTCAAAAGCCATGTGCATGGTTCTCTTGTCGATTACGCCAGCCTCGCTAAAGATACTCAGCTACTGGATCGGTATCTAAAGCAACTTGATTCTGTGCCACGTACCGTCGTCGATGATTGGTCGAGAGACAAGCAATTGGCTTTCTGGATCAATGCCTATAATGCATTCACCTTAAGAGTAATCCTGGATTATTATCCTATCAGGACGTGGACATTTAAGGGGCTAGTGGTTCCCAGGAATAGTATCATTCAAATACCTGGCGTCTGGAAGAAGATTAAGTGGGAGGTTGCGGGCCAATCTTTGACCTTGGACCACATTGAGCACGGATTAATCAGGCCGACTTTTAATGAACCACGGATTCATTTTGCCATCGAGTGTGCCTCTATAGGATGTCCCAGCTTAAGAGCAGAAGCGATCATTTTTGATAAGTTAGAAGATCAACTCGAGGATCAGGCACGTACCTATCTTTCGA
This genomic stretch from Opitutia bacterium ISCC 52 harbors:
- a CDS encoding peptidylprolyl isomerase yields the protein MSESTNPKVAIETKKGTITIELFQDQAPISAENFLSYVGKDFFADTIFHRVIPNFMIQGGGFKENMLQKDTDAPIKNEADNGVKNEKYTLAMARTQVVDSATSQFFINTADNAFLDHGGRDFGYAVFGKVIEGTEVVDAISQVATGNKGMHQDVPVEAVIIQSAKVVS
- a CDS encoding DUF547 domain-containing protein, with the translated sequence MISFSNVLSIATLLLTCSVSWAVDFDHAHKDWDKVLKSHVHGSLVDYASLAKDTQLLDRYLKQLDSVPRTVVDDWSRDKQLAFWINAYNAFTLRVILDYYPIRTWTFKGLVVPRNSIIQIPGVWKKIKWEVAGQSLTLDHIEHGLIRPTFNEPRIHFAIECASIGCPSLRAEAIIFDKLEDQLEDQARTYLSNTSRGVLLDYEKGRVCVSKLFKWFNEDFDVEAPTGFQLSNRTKKERNAIHFIARYLKDPRVWDFLQSPDTDFDFLSYDWSLNELPRNHDTAS